From Sinorhizobium sp. B11:
CAAAATATGGATGTCGACGGTCACCCGGTTGGGAAGCAGCGCTCCGCGCCAGCGCCGCGGCCGGAAGGCGCTCACGGGCGTCATGGCGAGAAGAGGCGCGTCAAGCGGCAGGATCGGGCCGTGGGCCGAAAGATTGTAGGCCGTCGAGCCCGCGGGCGTTGCCACCATCAACCCATCGCAGATCAATTCCTCCAATCGCACGTGTCCGTCGATTTCCACCCTGAGCTTCGCTGCCTGATAGGATTGCCGGAAAAGATAGACCTCGTTGATTGCAAGCGCCGAGGACTTGCTGCCGTCGGCATTGGATGTCGTCATCTTCAGCGGATGAAAGGCATTCTCGACAGCGGCACAGATGCGGTCATGCAGGTCGGAAGTCTTGTAGTCGTTCATAAGAAAGCCGACCGAGCCGCAATTCATGCCGTAGACGAGTTTGCCGCTGTTCATCGTGCTGTGCAGCGTCTGAAGCATGAAGCCGTCGCCGCCGAGCGCAACGATGACATCGGCCTCGTTCGCAGGCACGTCGCCATAAAGGCGAATCAATTCGTCTCGCGCGGCGAGTGCTTCCGTGGTCGGCGAGGCGATAAAAGAAAGCGTCTGAAATGAACGGCCCATGCAATGCCCTTTGTTATGCTGCTCTAGCTAAAGGATAAAGGGCTTGTACGACAAGACGTTTTGCGTTGCGGGCGAAGTTCGGATGATCTTGGGCTCCCGTAAATCGCCGGACGATTCGAAGGACCAACAGGTCCATATCCAGGCCTCGCAGGCTTTTCCCAACCAGTGCATTGATCGGCAGCCGCTGTGGATAGCGTCAAAGGACAGCCGGAAAGGGCAAATTTTCTTTACAAAAGATCAGAATCTGCTACTTCGCACGCATTGCCCTTGTAGCTCAGTTGGTAGAGCACCTGATTTGTAATCAGGGGGTCGCGGGTTCGAACCCTGCCGGGGGCACCATACAATCGCAAGCGATATCAAACGCTTAATCAGAAACCCGCCCGTCTGAGGCGATTTTTTTGTGCGCAAATTATTTCGAGAACTACCGTGTTTTCCGGGCTTTCGCCGATGCAGCTGTGATTCCTCAGGAACGAGGGATGTCGTCGCAGGTGGCCCTGCTTTATCGATTCGAACGGAAACGGTACTGGCGTCAAGTTTCGCGATGCGACCGGAACACTTCAGTAGCTGCAAGACAGCGCGTTGGTGGGCCTGAACCCGTGGGCGCAGGCGGGATTGACGGAAGTCCTGGGCTGATATTGGAAATCGGGGCGATTTGTAGCCGGGTGTGTCGTGCAGGACGAAGCGAGTATGCTCACGCCGATCAGTGCGGCGCTAACTATGAGTGTCCGGAATCTACTCTTCATGATTACCTTCCCTGACAACGCACCGGAATGGAAAATGTCGCTATACCGGACATAGGCAAGGGGCGTGGCGCAAAATGACCGCTCCATTTCGCTTCAACAGCTTCTAACGGCGGCCTATCAATAAACAAGCGCGGGGGCACCAGCTTTAAAAGGCCATTCCACTACATGAACGGAGACTGAAGGCTCGCTTCAGCAGCAATTCAGGGACATCAGGCCATTCTCGCTTCATCAGAAACGAGGAAGTGAGCCATGAGGATCTCCAGTCTTCTCCTAGCAGCCGCCCTTTCGGCCGGTACTTTGTTTTCCGCTGTAGCTCCGGCTGCGGCCATCCCTCTCGAGCGTTCGGCAGTCGCTCAACAGGGCGATATTATCCAGGTCCGCGGCGGCGATCGGGATTGGGGTGACCGCGATCGGGGTGATCGCGATTGGGGCGATCGCCGTGACTGGCGAGAGCGCCGTGACTGGCGTGAGCGTCGCTACTGGCGCCCGGCCTGGGGCTATGAACGCCGCTGGAACCCATGGCGGGAAGAGCGTTGGCGCGAGCGTCACGAGTGGCGGCGCCACCATGGTGGACCCTATTGGCTCTACCGGAGCTGATCGCTAACCGAGAAAGTAATTCCAGCTCCAGAAAAATCCCGCCGCAATTTCTTGCCGCGGGATTTTTATTTGATCGGTTCAGACGCATTGTCTGCGCCTTGTCCGATGAGACGATGCGCAGTCACTTTTGCGCGGGTTCGTTCACGCTTGATTCGATCTTCGTACCATTGCCGGTCTGCCCCGCACCGGACGGTGACATCATTGCGATGCTGAGAACGGAGGCAATCATGACGACAACGACGGCAATCATCAGGCGCATGGACATTGAATCCCTGTTTGTCTGCGGGGATTAACGTCTGACCGCTTTACCGGTTCCGGATCTGCTATTGCACGGATGGAGGAGGATTGGATGGCGTCGTCGATGGTGCCAGGGGATCGGGTTGGCGGATAGGGTGCGACTTGTCCACCCAGATGATGCTCAAAATGACCATGACGAAGACCGCGATGAAGAGAACGCCGAAGATCAGCGGTCGAAATGCCATAATGCGGATTTCCTTTTTACCGACGCCCCGAGGGTAAAATGCGTCGCCGATCTTAGCGACCGGCGCGCTCTTTCCAAGGCCCAATATGGACCATGAGGGCAGGTGTTCAACCGCGATGGCCCGCCAAGCAGGCCTCCGCTCTCAATTGACTGCGCGTGATACAACGGAAACCTGTCGGCTGCCGCCTACGCTTTCAGGTGCAGCCTTGCCGCATAAAGGGCAATCGCCGCGGCATTCGATACGTTCAGCGATTTGATGGCGCCGGGCATATCGAGCCGTGCGAGCGCGTTGACCGTCTCCCGCGTCTTCTGCCGCAGGCCCTTACCTTCCGAGCCGAGAACCAGCGCGATTCTGTCGCCCGAAAAAGTGCCTTCTAGCGCTGCCGGTCCTTCCGAATCGAGCCCGATCGTGAAGAAGCCGAGCTTGTGCAACTCGCCGAGCGCATCCGAGAGATTGGTGATCTGTATATAAGGTATGAGCTCCAGCGCGCCGGAAGCCGATTTGGCGAGCACGCCCGATTCGGTGGGGCTGTGTCTCTGGGTGGTGATAACGGCACCTGCATTGAAGGCGACGGCCGAACGCATGATGGCGCCGACATTGTGCGGATCGGTCACCTGATCGAGCACGAGAAGCAATGGGCTGTTTTTCAGTGCTTCCAACCGTCGGACGGGCAGGGGGCGCGTTTCGAGCATTACTCCCTGATGGATCGCCTCCGGGCCGAGCACCTTGTCGATATCTTGAGGAGAAACCATTTCGAGCGGAATGCCGATCGTCTCCGGATCGATCTCCAGCCGCGCCAGAGCATTCTGTGTTACCGACAGCTTGATGTTCTTGCGTTCAGGGTTTTCGAGCGCGGCGCGAACGGTATGAAGGCCGTAGAGGAAGACCTGGTCGGGAGCCAATGCGGGCGGTTTCCAGTCGTCTCCACCACGCTTGCGTTTCTGTGGCGCGGGTGTCGGGATTTCACCGCGTTCGCGCTTGCCGTCGCGATGCGCGCGTCGCAAGGTTGCGTAATGCGTGTCCTTTGCGGACTTGTCGGTGGCGGGCTTGTCGCCGGATTTGTTATCTTTGCTCATGCGGCTTTATAACGATGGCGCCTGTTGCCGCATAGGCTTTCTTTCATGTGCCGGCTTTCAACAGGCGATGAAATTTTTCCTGTCTTTTCCATTGTCATCGTGTTGACAGACTGAAATCGTCCGGTCATATACGCGGCGCAGACGACGGGGCGGCAACGCTTCAACGTCTGACAAACTTGGTCTTCAAGATCCGGACGAAAAACTGGAGAGATGCCCGAGTGGTTAAAGGGGACGGACTGTAAATCCGTTGGCTCAGCCTACGTTGGTTCAAATCCAACTCTCTCCACCATTCGTCATTGGATCGGACCAACCCCGCGGGTATAGCTCAATGGTAGAGCAGCAGCCTTCCAAGCTGAATACGCGGGTTCGATTCCCGCTACCCGCTCCATCTTCTCCGATATCATCGCAGGATCGCGCCGGCTTTCAGAACTCGAAAACGAGGTTCATGAAATTGCCGATCATCCAGTAGCCGAGCACCCCTATGGCAATGCCGGCGATGAAGACCGACGACTGGCCCGTGTTCCTTTTGATGCTCGTGTTCGTATCCGTATCGTCGTCGTCACGCGGATAGCCGAACGCACGATGGTCTTCCGTGAATGCCGAATAGTGGTTGCTATAGCTCTCCGATTGCATTGAGTGTCCCTCCGTATATTAGAGGGATATCATGAAAGTTTTCCCGTTCCGTGAAATCAATTGGTAAAATGTAAGCTAATCTTGTTGGCAGGCATTGCGCCGCCGGTATTGAAAGGCATCCGGGCATCGCTCGCGGAAGCACCGGTCGGCACCTGCCTCAATAAAGCCGGAAGCGGCAATACCTCTCGATTTTGCCTTGGATTTCAGGCGTTTTCGGGAGAGTGCGGGCGAATCGCCTTGCGGGTTGCGAATTATCTCCCATATGCGCTGGCACGCCAAGAATGGCGTCTGCAATTAAGTCTTGCGCAATTTCGCCGAAAGCCTTAAACGGCGGCACTAAACCGGTTCGCCGGGGTCACCCATTTTACGTCCACAGGAAGCATTCAAATGGCAAAGAGTAAGTTTGAGCGCAACAAGCCGCACGTCAACATTGGCACGATCGGCCACGTTGACCACGGCAAGACGTCTCTGACGGCAGCGATCACGAAGTACTTCGGTGAGTTCAAGGCGTATGACCAGATCGACGCTGCGCCGGAAGAAAAGGCCCGCGGCATCACCATTTCGACGGCTCACGTCGAGTATGAGACGCCGAACCGTCACTATGCGCACGTCGACTGCCCCGGCCACGCCGACTATGTCAAGAACATGATCACGGGTGCTGCGCAGATGGACGGCGCGATCCTGGTCTGCTCTGCAGCTGACGGCCCGATGCCGCAGACGCGCGAGCACATCCTGCTCGCCCGCCAGGTTGGCGTTCCGGCGATCGTGGTGTTCCTGAACAAGGTCGACCAGGTTGACGACGCCGAGCTTCTCGAGCTCGTCGAGCTTGAAGTTCGCGAACTCCTGTCGTCCTACGACTTCCCGGGCGACGACATCCCGGTCGTCAAGGGTTCGGCTCTTGCTGCTCTTGAAGATTCTGACAAGAAGATCGGTGAAGACGCGATCCGCGAGCTGATGGCTGCGGTTGACGCCTACATCCCGACGCCTGAGCGTCCGATCGACCAGCCGTTCCTGATGCCGATCGAAGACGTGTTCTCGATCTCTGGCCGTGGTACGGTTGTGACCGGCCGCGTCGAGCGTGGTATCGTCAAGGTTGGTGAAGAAGTCGAGATCGTCGGCATTCGTCCGACCTCGAAGACGACGGTTACCGGCGTTGAAATGTTCCGCAAGCTGCTCGACCAGGGCCAGGCTGGCGACAACATCGGCGCTCTGGTTCGCGGTGTGAACCGTGACGGCGTCGAGCGTGGTCAGATCCTGTGCAAGCCGGGCTCTGTCAAGCCGCACAAGAAGTTCAAGGCAGAAGCCTACATCCTGACGAAGGAAGAAGGCGGCCGTCATACGCCGTTCTTCACGAACTACCGTCCGCAGTTCTACTTCCGCACGACGGACGTGACGGGCATCGTGACGCTTCCGGAAGGCACGGAAATGGTTATGCCTGGCGACAACGTCACGGTGGACGTCGAGCTGATCGTTCCGATCGCGATGGAAGAAAAGCTTCGCTTCGCTATCCGCGAAGGCGGCCGCACCGTCGGTGCAGGCATCGTGGCTTCCATCATCGAGTAATCGGAATTATCCCCGATTTTAGGAAAAACCCCGCTGGAAACGGCGGGGTTTTTTCGTTTTCCGGCATGCGGAAACGCTCATGAGATGTTGTAAAAATATCGTTAAGATGTCCCATAACAGTATTTTGTTCATCTAGCGTTCAGAAAGCGTTTTGCGTTCCGGCATTTTTAGTCCAGACTCCTCATTGTAGAGAGGAGAGTAGGATGATTCACAAGGCTACATTCGTTGCGACGATTTTCGCGATGTATGTTTTCACGATGTTTTTCATCGCTGCAATTCCGCAGGAAGTTGTTCAGGCAGCTGGCGTGCAGATAGACGAAATAAGCGTCGTTAAATAGTTGCGTAGCGAGCCGCCGGAGCGTCCGGCGGTGATTGAAATGGCAGGGCAGGCGCTTCCAGTTGGAAGCCCCTGGCCAGAGTAGGTTTGAACCTGCTGACGAGACGCTCGCTTGCTCTTCGCGCGGAAGAGTTTATCTATGCCTCCGATTTCATGACGCGGAGGATATTCCATGAAAAAGCGCATTCTCTTCACCGGCGGTTCGGGCAAGGCGGGACGTCATGCCGTGCCGTGGCTCGTCAATGCCGGATATGAGGTTCATAACGTCGATCTCGTGCCGCTCGAAAGCCCGGGTGTCACCAATCTCACTGCCGACATCACCGACAGTGGCCAGATGTTCAACGTGCTTTCCATGCACCGGGATTTTCCGGATCTGGACGCGGGCAAGGGTGTTCAGCCTTTCGACGCCGTTGTGCATTTCGCGGCAGTGCCGCGCATCCTTATCAAGCCTGATAACGAGACCTTCCGCATTAACACGATGGGCACGTATAATGTCATCGAGGCGGCCGTGAAGCTCGGTATCCGGAAGATCATCGTCGCATCGAGTGAGACGACCTACGGCGTCTGCTTCGCCGAAGGTCATCGCGATTTCCACCAGTTCCCGTTGGATGAGGACTATGATGTCAATCCGATGGATTCCTACGGCCTTTCCAAGGTCCTGAATGAGAAGACCGCGCGTGCTTTTGCCGAGCGGTCCGGCTTCGATATTTACGCGTTGCGCATCGGCAACGTCATCGAGCCGCATGAATACGAGAGGTTTCCGACCTATTTCGCCAATCCGGAAATGCGCAAGCGCATCGCCTGGAGCTATATCGATGCGCGCGATCTCGGACAGATCGTCCACCGCTGCATTGAGAAGGACGGATTGGGCTTCCAGGTCTTCAATGCCGCCAACGACACGGTCTCGGCCAATACGCCATCTCGAGAGCTCGCCAAGCGATTCTACCCGAATGTGCCGTTCACCCGTGAGATCGGCGAATATGAGGGCCTGCTTTCCAACCGGAAGATTCGCGAAGTGCTCGGCTTCAAGGAAGAGCACGACTGGCGGAAATACGTGAAAGTGTGAGTTTCACTGCAGAAAGACCCGCGGCCGGACGCGTTCGATTTCGCGTCCGGTCGTCAAATGTGCTGCTGCAGGGGACTTCTTTCGATTGCCTACGGAGAATGATTCCGAAAATCGAAAATCGCTCTTGCATATCCCGAGCCGCCGCCTTAAAGGGAGCGCCATGCTTTTCACCGGCTCATGATCGCAAGGTCAACAGGCTGAATGCAAAGCGTAAAGGGGTATAGCTCAGTTGGTAGAGCGGCGGTCTCCAAAACCGCAGGTCGGGGGTTCGAGCCCCTCTGCCCCTGCCATTTTCCTTGAACGGACAGCGCGGACGTCTCGCAGCGTTCCGGCGAGGATTGAGCATATGGCGACAAATTTCGTTAAACATCAGTTTCCCTCTTGTGTATCGGGAAATCGATGTTTATTTAGGGTTCAACAGACACGCGGTGCGTGGGGCTGATAGTTTCAGCTTTACGCGCCGTAATTGCGTGGGCAGTCGATGGCATCCAAATCCAATCCATTCGCGTTTCTGCAGCAGGTTCGCACGGAGACGTCTAAAGTTACATGGCCGTCGCGCCGCGAGACGATGATCTCGACGGTTATGGTGCTGTTTATGGTTGTTTTTGCTGCGCTGTTTTTCTTTGCCGCGGACCAGCTGATTGGCTGGGCGCTGAGCTTCGTGCTCAATACCGGCAACTGATACGGGTGGAGATGAAAATGGCGGCACGTTGGTACATCGTCCACGCATATTCCAATTTTGAAAAGAAGGTGGCTGAGGACATCGAGAACAAGGCTCGCCAGAAGGGGCTTGAGCACCTGTTCGAGAAGATTCTCGTGCCGACCGAAAAGGTGGTGGAAGTGCGTCGCGGCCGCAAGGTCGATTCCGAGCGCAAGTTCTTCCCGGGCTATGTCATGGTTCGCGCCAACCTGACGGATGAGGCCTATCACCTGATCAAGAATACGCCGAAGGTCACGGGCTTTCTTGGCTCTGACAACAAGCCGGTTCCGATTCCGGATTCTGAGGCCGATCGCATCCTCGGTCAGGTTCAGGAAGGTGTCGAACGGCCGAAGGCTTCCGTTACCTTCGAGATCGGCGAGCAGGTTCGTGTATCTGACGGTCCGTTCGCCTCGTTCAACGGGACGGTTCAGGATGTGGACGAAGAGCGTTCGCGCCTGAAGGTGGAAGTGTCGATCTTCGGTCGCGCGACCCCGGTCGAACTGGAATACGCTCAGGTCGAGAAGGTCTGATTTTTTGAGATCGAGGCTCAGTCGCTTGCGGCTGATCCTCGTGCGGCAAATGCCGCATCGCGTGGAAGGTGAGGGGTCTTAGCCGGGCCTCAAGGATCCGAACCACGCAACCGCAGCCGCCGGAGCGATCCGGCATCAGGGCCGGGTGACCGGCCATCAGTGAAAGGCAGAGAGATATGGCTAAGAAAGTTGCAGGCCAGCTCAAGCTGCAGGTCAAGGCAGGATCGGCAAACCCGTCCCCGCCAATCGGCCCGGCACTTGGTCAGCGAGGCATTAACATCATGGAATTCTGCAAGTCGTTCAACGCGGCTACGCAGGAAATGGAAAAGGGTATGCCGATCCCGGTCGTCATCACCTATTACCAGGACAAGTCGTTCACCTTCGTCATGAAGCAGCCGCCGGTCAGCTACTGGCTGAAGAAGGAAGCGAAGATCCAGTCCGGTTCCAAGACCCCGGGCAAGGGCGCAAAGGCTGGTACCCTCACCAAGGCTCAGATCAAGACGATCGCCGAAGCCAAGATGAAGGACCTGAACGCAGCAGATATCGAAGGTGCAATGGCGATGATCGAGGGCTCTGCCCGCGCCATGGGCCTGGAAGTGGTGGGTTAAGACCATGGCAGGCAAGCGCACTCAGAAGATCAATGAAGGTGTTGATCCGACCAAGCTCTACGCTCTGACGACCGCCATCGGCATGGTCAAGGAACGTGCTGTCGCAAAGTTCGATGAAACCATCGAAGTTTCGATGAACCTCGGCGTTGACCCGCGTCACGCAGACCAGATGGTCCGCGGCGTCGTCAACCTGCCGAACGGCACCGGCCGTACGGTTCGCGTTGCTGTTTTTGCTCGTGGCGTCAAGGCTGATGAAGCCAAGGCTGCCGGCGCAGACGTCGTTGGCGCAGAAGAGCTCGTTGAAATCGTCCAGGGCGGCAAGATCGATTTCGATCGTTGCATCGCAACCCCGGACATGATGCCGCTCGTCGGCCGCCTCGGTAAGGTTCTCGGCCCGCGTGGCATGATGCCGAACCCGAAGGTTGGCACGGTTACGATGGATGTCGCTGGTGCCGTCAAGGCTTCCAAGGGCGGCGCTGTCGAGTTCCGCGTCGAGAAGGCTGGTATCGTTCACGCCGGCATCGGCAAGGCGTCTTTCGATGCCAAGGCTCTGGAAGAAAACATCCGTGCCTTCGCTGACGCCGTCATCAAGGCAAAGCCGGCTGGCGCCAAGGGCAACTACGTCAAGCGCGTAGCGCTCTCCTCGACCATGGGTCCGGGCGTCAAGATCGAAGTTGGCTCGGTCACCGCAGCGGTTACCGCTGCTTAAGTTTCATCGGGCTTCGGCCCGATAACAAGAATTCCGGCCTCGTGAAGGGGCCGGAATATTCCGGAGAAATCCGGAATCCTGTCCGAGATTGCAGGTGGTTTTCCCTTAATCACTGTTGCCTGCATGAGACGGGTAAGACCCGAATTGCATGAAGTTATGCTTCTAGGAAATCGGTTCGAGCCTTGGATGCCTTGTGCCTCCTTTGCCTTTAGTGGCGCGGAGCGCGAGGGGACAGGATCCTCAAGCGTCGCTTGGGATCTATTCTGATCCCAGGAGGCAAAGGCAACCCGGTGGGTCCGTTCAACGGTCCCGCCAACTGGAGATAGGCAGTGGAAAGAGCGGAAAAGCGCGAATTCGTCACGGAACTGAACGATGTCTTCAAGGCATCGGGCTCGGTTGTCGTGGCCCACTATGCTGGTGCTACAGTCGCACAGATGAACGATTTTCGTTCGAAGATGCGCGCTGCTGGCGGCACCGTCAAAGTCGCGAAGAACCGCCTGGCCAAAATTGCCCTTCAGGGTACGGAAGCGGAAGGGATCTCCGATCTCTTCAAAGGTCAGACCCTCATTGCTTACAGCAATGATCCGATCACCGCTCCGAAGGTCGTCATGGATTTCGCCAAGACCAACGACAAGATCGTTGTTCTCGGTGGCGCCATGGGAACAACCACGCTCAATGCTGAAGCTGTCAAGTCGCTTGCGACCCTGCCTTCGCTCGATGAGCTGCGTGCGAAGCTGCTGGGCATGATCCAGACACCGGCTACCCGCATCGCTGGGGTTGTTGCAGCACCGGCAAGCCAGCTTGCCCGCGTGTTCGCGGCCTACGCCAAGAAGGACGAAGCCGCTTAAGGCGGTTTTTCGCTGTACAAACTCAACAGTTCGAACCGAACAAAAGGAACTAGAAAAATGGCTGATCTCGCAAAGATCGTTGATGACCTCTCCTCGCTGACCGTCCTGGAAGCCGCTGAGCTTTCCAAGCTGCTCGAAGAAAAGTGGGGCGTTTCCGCCGCTGCTCCGGTAGCTGTTGCTGCCGCTGCTGGTGGTGCAGGTGCTGCTGCTCCGGTCGAAGAAGAAAAGACCGAGTTCGACGTCATCCTCACGGATGCCGGCGCCAACAAGATCAACGTCATCAAGGAAGTCCGCGCCATCACCGGTCTCGGCCTCAAGGAAGCCAAGGACCTCGTCGAAGGCGCTCCGAAGGCTGTCAAGGAAGGCGTTTCCAAGGCTGAAGCTGCTGACATTAAGAAGAAGCTTGAAGACGCTGGCGCAAAGGCTGACGTCAAGTAATCTTGAACTGCTTTTGGGAGGCGGTGTTTGCCGTCTCCCATTTGCTGTTTTTTTGAACGAATTACCCAAAAGCCGCGTGAAAACGGCTTTTGGGTAATGGGTTCTTCAAGAGCATGGTCTCGAACCGAGGCACCAAGGCAATCCGGCCTGGCTGTTTCGGGAGGTGGGACGAGGTTGAACTACTCATTGGTTGACGGGATCGACTGGCCATCGGTTCCCGTCCGTTGCAGGCCCGGATGCAATTTTTGAAGGAGCGACGATGGCTCAGACCCTTTCGTTCAATGGTCGCAGGCGCGTACGCAAGTTTTTTGGTAAAATCCCCGAAGTCGCAGAAATGCCGAACCTCATCGAGGTTCAGAAGGCGTCCTACGACCAGTTTCTGATGGTTGAAGAGCCCAAGGGCGGTCGTCCCGACGAAGGCCTCCAGGCTGTCTTCAAGTCTGTTTTCCCGATCACCGATTTCTCCGGCGCTTCCATGCTGGAGTTCGTGTCCTATGAATTCGAGCCGCCGAAGTTCGACGTTGATGAATGCCGCCAGCGCGACCTGACCTATGCTGCGCCGCTGAAGGTTACTCTCCGTCTCATCGTGTTCGATATCGACGAGGATACGGGCGCGAAGTCGATCAAGGACATCAAGGAACAGTCCGTTTACATGGGCGACATGCCGCTCATGACGAACAACGGTACGTTCATCGTGAACGGCACCGAACGCGTGATCGTGTCCCAGATGCACCGCTCGCCGGGCGTCTTCTTCGACCACGACAAGGGCAAGAGCCATTCTTCCGGCAAGCTGCTCTTTGCTGCCCGCGTCATTCCGTACCGCGGTTCCTGGCTCGATATCGAATTCGACGCCAAGGACATCGTCTATGCCCGTATCGACCGCCGCCGCAAGATTCCGGTGACGTCGCTGCTGATGGCCCTCGGCATGGACGGCGAGGAAATCCTCGACACCTTCTACACGAAGTCGCTCTACAAGCGCGACGGCGAAGGCTGGCGCATTCCCTTCAAGCCGGAAACGCTGAAGGGTGCAAAGGCGATCACCGAGATGGTCGACGCCGATACCGGCGAAGTCGTTGTCGAAGCCGGCAAGAAGCTGACCCCGCGTCTGCTCCGCCAGCTCTCCGACAAGGGCCTGAAGGCTCTGAAGGCGACTGACGACGACCTCTATGGCAACTACCTTGCCGAAGACATCGTCAACTACTCGACGGGTGAGATCTATCTCGAAGCCGGCGACGAAATCGACGAGAAGACGCTTGGCATCATCCTCGCCAACCACTTCGACGAGATCCCGGTTCTCGGCATCGACCACATCAATGTCGGCGCCTACATCCGCAACACGCTGACCGCAGACAAGAACGAGAACCGTCAGGACGCTCTGTTCGACATCTACCGCGTCATGCGTCCGGGTGAACCGCCGACCATGGATTCGGCCGAAGCCATGTTCAACTCGCTGTTCTTCGATGCGGAGCGTTATGATCTCTCCGCCGTCGGCCGCGTGAAGATGAACATGCGTCTTGACCTTAGCGTCGAAGACACCGTTCGCATCCTGCGCAAGGACGACATCCTGGCCGTGGTCAAGATGCTTGTCGAACTGCGCGACGGCAAGGGCGAGATCGACGACATCGACAACCTCGGCAACCGCCGCGTCCGCTCGGTCGGCGAGCTGATGGAGAACCAGTACCGTCTCGGCCTGCTTCGCATGGAGCGCGCGATCAAGGAACGTATGTCCTCGATCGAAATCGACACGGTCATGCCGCAGGATCTGATCAACGCCAAGCCGGCTGCTGCAGCCGTCCGCGAATTCTTCGGTTCCTCGCAGCTCTCGCAGTTCATGGACCAGGTCAACCCGCTTTCGGAAATCACCCACAAGCGCCGTCTCTCGGCTCTTGGCCCGGGCGGTCTGACCCGCGAACGCGCCGGCTTCGAAGTCCGCGACGTTCATCCGACGCACTACGGCCGCATTTGCCCGATCGAAACGCCGGAAGGCCCGAACATCGGTCTCATCAACTCGCTGGCGACCTTTGCGCGCGTCAACAAGTACGGTTTCATCGAAAGCCCGTACCGTCGTATCGTCGATGGCAAGGTCACGACTGACGTACTTTACCTCTCCGCCATGGAAGAGGCGAAGTACTACGTTGCCCAGGCCAACGCCGAACTGACGTCGGACGGCTCATTCGTCGACGAATTCGTCGTCTGCCGTCACGCTGGCGAAGTTATGCTTGCCCCGCGCGACAGCATGAACCTGATGGACGTTTCGCCGAAGCAGGTCGTTTCGGTCGCAGCCGCTCTCATTCCGTTCCTGGAAAACGACGACGCCAACCGCGCTCTCATGGGCTCGAACATGCAGCGTCAGGCCGTTCCGCTTCTGCGCGCTGAAGCGCCGTTCGTCGGTACCGGCATGGAACCGGTCGTCGCCCGCGACTCCGGTGCTGCCATCGGCGCACGCCGCGGCGGTGTGGTCGACCAG
This genomic window contains:
- the rplL gene encoding 50S ribosomal protein L7/L12; the encoded protein is MADLAKIVDDLSSLTVLEAAELSKLLEEKWGVSAAAPVAVAAAAGGAGAAAPVEEEKTEFDVILTDAGANKINVIKEVRAITGLGLKEAKDLVEGAPKAVKEGVSKAEAADIKKKLEDAGAKADVK
- the rpoB gene encoding DNA-directed RNA polymerase subunit beta, whose amino-acid sequence is MAQTLSFNGRRRVRKFFGKIPEVAEMPNLIEVQKASYDQFLMVEEPKGGRPDEGLQAVFKSVFPITDFSGASMLEFVSYEFEPPKFDVDECRQRDLTYAAPLKVTLRLIVFDIDEDTGAKSIKDIKEQSVYMGDMPLMTNNGTFIVNGTERVIVSQMHRSPGVFFDHDKGKSHSSGKLLFAARVIPYRGSWLDIEFDAKDIVYARIDRRRKIPVTSLLMALGMDGEEILDTFYTKSLYKRDGEGWRIPFKPETLKGAKAITEMVDADTGEVVVEAGKKLTPRLLRQLSDKGLKALKATDDDLYGNYLAEDIVNYSTGEIYLEAGDEIDEKTLGIILANHFDEIPVLGIDHINVGAYIRNTLTADKNENRQDALFDIYRVMRPGEPPTMDSAEAMFNSLFFDAERYDLSAVGRVKMNMRLDLSVEDTVRILRKDDILAVVKMLVELRDGKGEIDDIDNLGNRRVRSVGELMENQYRLGLLRMERAIKERMSSIEIDTVMPQDLINAKPAAAAVREFFGSSQLSQFMDQVNPLSEITHKRRLSALGPGGLTRERAGFEVRDVHPTHYGRICPIETPEGPNIGLINSLATFARVNKYGFIESPYRRIVDGKVTTDVLYLSAMEEAKYYVAQANAELTSDGSFVDEFVVCRHAGEVMLAPRDSMNLMDVSPKQVVSVAAALIPFLENDDANRALMGSNMQRQAVPLLRAEAPFVGTGMEPVVARDSGAAIGARRGGVVDQVDATRIVIRATEDLEAGKSGVDIYRLQKFQRSNQNTCVNQRPLVTVGDEVNRGDILADGPSTDLGDLALGRNALVAFMPWNGYNYEDSILLSERIVADDVFTSIHIEEFEVMARDTKLGPEEITRDIPNVSEEALKNLDEAGIVYIGAEVQPGDILVGKITPKGESPMTPEEKLLRAIFGEKASDVRDTSMRMPPGTYGTIVEVRVFNRHGVEKDERAMAIEREEIERLAKDRDDEQAILDRNVYGRLIDMLRGQSSIAGPKGFKKGTELSNAVVSEYPRSQWWMFAVEDEKVQSELEALRGQYDESKSRLEQRFMDKVEKVQRGDEMPPGVMKMVKVFVAVKRKIQPGDKMAGRHGNKGVVSRIVPVEDMPFLEDGTHVDVVLNPLGVPSRMNVGQILETHLGWACAGMGRQIGEMLEAYKAGGNIEPLRKTIGDVVGDGPKAEQVKDFDDESVLRLADQWKRGVSIATPVFDGANEENVNEMLRLAGLKDTGQSTLYDGRTGEQFDRQVTVGYIYMLKLNHLVDDKIHARSIGPYSLVTQQPLGGKAQFGGQRFGEMEVWALEAYGAAYTLQEMLTVKSDDVAGRTKVYEAIVRGDDTFEAGIPESFNVLVKEMRSLGLSVELENSKVEDLQGASQLPDAAE